The DNA window CTAACTGGGCCACAAGAAAGCCACCCGCCCCAAAGACCACCTATGAAAGTGTGTCATCATCAGTGTGCACAGTTATGCTTACATGACACAGCATGGCAAGTTCATGCGCTAacagtgtctttttctttctgctagATAACTCCAAGCACCTATCCTTTGATGAAGTAGTGAGCCAGTCCAGTCCCAGTAACTGCACTGTGTACTGTGGCGGAGTCAGCACAGGACTGACAGGTAAGGAACACATTAGGCCTGTAACTGGAATTGCTAATTATAATGAGAAGATAAAGAAATGCATGTTGTCCTGTATTCATTAGTAAATGCTAActattttttctttatgataattttaaatatgatgttttGGATCTTCTTGGCTTTCAGAACAACTGATGAGACAGACCTTCTCTCCCTTTGGACAAATCTTGGAAATCAGGGTTTTCCCAGACAAAGGCTATTCTTTTGTAAGGTATGTGGAAGCTTCCTAATTACttccctgtttctcttcaaGCAAGATCAGGGTTCTGTTTTTTGAGCCAATCTGTGGTTCAGCTGGCTTTTTTCTGACCATATAGACATGGTGAATATCTGGATCTAGATTTAAAACCAgaaataatatatgtatttaataatgtaaCTACCATATGTCACGTAAAAAGGCTTTGgtctgctgtgttttgattCCAGCAAGAGTTTTTGTAATACAGGGTTTTATCCCTCATATGAATACAGACATAACATGGAAAGAACAGTCCAACACAGTTTATCTATGAGATGAGGTTCAGCCTTTTCTTAGTCATTCTCATCCTCTGTTTTTGTCCAGGTTCAACTCCCATGAGTCAGCAGCCCATGCCATTGTGTCAGTGAATGGTACTTCAATAGAGGGCCACATAGTCAAATGTTACTGGGGTAAAGAGACCCCGGACATGATGAACCCAATGCAGCAGATGCCGATGCCTCAGGTAAGGACACACACTGTGCAAGCTGTGTATCATAAACAGCATCAAGGgctgaataaaacacaagtttgtGCGTGTTGGTGCTGCTGAATGTCACGAGTCGGTAGAATTTCATCAACAGTCGAGATCGTgaaacatcaaattaaaagtaggaaaaaacaatgttttgccacctgtttttaatgtttttttttttataacaaatgGAGGTAAAAGAGCTTTCCTAGAAGCAGGCAGAGATGGTGTAAGTGTTTTTTAATTGGACAACAAtcaggaagaaaaaacattttgaatataAAACCagtattttaaatttgaaaaatgatttatttttttatacccATCTCCCCTTTTGTGCTGACTTGatagttatttttaaaaacccaTCATTGCATCACAAAGTTACATAATGTTTGTGCAGTCAGTTATTCGTGTAGAAATTTTACAAGTTCCCAGTAGGAATTATGAAAATTTCCAGTCAACTAAGGACAAATCTCTGAGTAGCACTTCAGTTTCTTATGTATGATTTATGAAGGTCATTGTGGGAACACATCTGTGTTTAATTTGCATATATAGTTGTCATTGTTTTAGTCtgaaacagtaataataaaccATAACATAATCCATACCATAAGCCATACTTGTTATACTGTGCCCTGCAGCAAAACAAGATGGGCTTCGCTGCAGCCCAGCCCTACGGCCAGTGGGGTCAGTGGTACGGCAACGGGCCCCAGATTAGCCAGTATGTCCCAAATGGGTGGCAGGTCCCCACCTATGGCGTCTACGGCCAGGCCTGGAACCAGCAGGGCTTCAAGTAAGTAGCACGGTGTGCACAGGGCCCCCCTTCACCGCCTCATCCTACTCCATCACCACCAGAGTTTCCCCCCTCAAGACCTGGGGCAGCGAGAGCCAGCTCTGGCCACAGGAGGGAGCCATGACCTCCCTCCCCTAAAACCCAACCTCCTCCCCTTGACAGCCACTCAACTTGTTCATGTTGAGAACATTGACAAataagcacacacagacacacacaatctgAACTTTAATTTTGCTGTTAATCATGTTTCAGTGTGGTGTTATTGTGCACAGCACATTGTAATAACTAAGAGGTTTTgttccaaaatgtttttgtaacttGAATTTATTAAGCTTCAAATTTGCAAACAgtcatctatccccaaaaaaTGATGGTAAGAACACTGCCTTAAACTtgctaaaaaaaactatttttttaattttaatacagCAGATTAAATACAACAAGATAAATGCTACAAGCTAAGAACAAAGTTTCTCTTACTTTCCCTACCTGGGCTGTAGTTAGCTGATGAACACGTTTCCCTTTTTGTCCACTGTGTG is part of the Anabas testudineus chromosome 9, fAnaTes1.2, whole genome shotgun sequence genome and encodes:
- the LOC113150720 gene encoding nucleolysin TIA-1 isoform X1 — its product is MMEDDQPRTLYVGNLSRDVTEPLILQVFTQIGPCKSCKMIVDTAGNDPYCFVEFYDHRHAAASLAAMNGRKILGKEVKVNWATTPTSQKKDTSNHFHVFVGDLSPEITTEDVKAAFGPFGRISDARVVKDMATGKSKGYGFVSFFNKWDAENAIQQMGGQWLGGRQIRTNWATRKPPAPKTTYENNSKHLSFDEVVSQSSPSNCTVYCGGVSTGLTEQLMRQTFSPFGQILEIRVFPDKGYSFVRFNSHESAAHAIVSVNGTSIEGHIVKCYWGKETPDMMNPMQQMPMPQQNKMGFAAAQPYGQWGQWYGNGPQISQYVPNGWQVPTYGVYGQAWNQQGFK
- the LOC113150720 gene encoding nucleolysin TIA-1 isoform X2, whose translation is MEGKYWEVKVNWATTPTSQKKDTSNHFHVFVGDLSPEITTEDVKAAFGPFGRISDARVVKDMATGKSKGYGFVSFFNKWDAENAIQQMGGQWLGGRQIRTNWATRKPPAPKTTYENNSKHLSFDEVVSQSSPSNCTVYCGGVSTGLTEQLMRQTFSPFGQILEIRVFPDKGYSFVRFNSHESAAHAIVSVNGTSIEGHIVKCYWGKETPDMMNPMQQMPMPQQNKMGFAAAQPYGQWGQWYGNGPQISQYVPNGWQVPTYGVYGQAWNQQGFK